AAACACAAGGTTCAAAAAATCAACCTTTCTCCATAAAAACTAAAACAAAGACCGTTCGTTTAGGGAAACACCTTTATATTCATCTCATAAAATTAATGCCAACACGAGGTGAGTTTCCTGTTAATCAATTTTTAGGATATAACTTATTCTTTAAAAAAGGATTAGAGGAATATGATTTAAGCAGTCTGCAGCTCTTGTCTTCAGATCATCCAGAATCACTTGTATATGATGGGTTTGATTATCCTACGTTTTTTATTAACACTAATAAACATTCAACCATTCTGTATGGTTCCTGCAGAAAGCCCCATGGTAAAGGGGGAGACACGTTAGCCAAAGCAGATGATTTAATAAAAAAACATGGTCAGGATCTTACATTAAGACCAAGTTCACTTTTCATGCTTGGTGATCAAATCTATGCGGATGATATAGCGGGACCACTCGTACCGTATATACAAGAGATTAAGCAGGAATTAATCGGTGAAGGTGAAAACTTAATAGAGGTTGAACCAAAATTAAATAAGGCACCATATCAACACCACTTAAATAAAATTAACGGACGACAATCGATCGCAGAAGATCTCTGTAAGTTCACATCATCTCATGCTGAAAACCATTTGCTTACCTTTGGTGAATATGCAGCAATGTACTTATTAAATTGGAGCCCTGTGCTTTGGAATGCCTTGATAGAATCACATGGCGCAATTGCATTTGAAGACTTATATAAAAGGAATTCTTTTTACCCTAAAGAAAAAGATAAGCTTCAACATCAATTTCTTGAAAAAATTGAAGATGTCCATTATTTTCAGTCTGGCATTTCAAAGGTGAGAAGAGTGTTAGCGAATGTTCCAACCTATATGATATTTGACGATCATGATGTAACAGACGATTGGAATATTACAGCTGATTGGAAAGAACAAGTCTATGGAGCTCCACTTGGCAAGCATACGATTGCTAGTGGTTTAACTGCATATTGGGCCTTTCAAGGTTGGGGAAACGATCCGAATAGCTTTGATTCCTCGTTTATCAATGATATCGAGCAATACTTAAAATTAACTTCGATCAATACACCTTCTTATCATCGTTGGATAAACACAATTCTTGATTATGAAGGGTGGCATTTTATCGCTCCGACAAACCCGATGACACTTTGTCTGGATACTCGAACTCTACGAGAATACGAGACTTTTCAAAGTAGCGATAGAACTCTTTCTAAACCTTCTAAATTAATTGGCTCAAGGGGATGGGAATTCCTAGATATGTTAATCAAGGAAAGCTCATGGCAACAAGGGGACTCGCTACAAATTACTTCAGCAACTCCTCTTTATGGGGTTGATAGTATTGAGTCATTTTTAAAGAAAAACATTTATCCGTTTCGAGCATTGGGAATACCGGTTCAATATAAACTAGATTTTGAAGCTTGGAAATATAACCTTAATGGCTTTTATTCTTTTCTGGATCAATTGATAAAGTGGAAGCCAAGTGAGTGTGTGATTTTATCAGGAGATGTTCATTATGCTTTTCGAGCAAAAGCTGATCTTGAACTGAAGGGTGAAAATCTTTCTATTTATCAATTTACGAGCAAGCCCGATGAAGAATGAAAGTTTTGAAATGCTTGGTGGAAGCTTATTGAAACTTATCATTTTGTTGAATGATATTCGAAGGCAAGAACCTGTCTTGAAACGGTATGGTGTGAAAAACGGAACAGTGAAGAAGCTGAAGGATATCTCCGAAACATCAGAATCATTATTATGGAAAGAAAAAATTACTTACTACTCCTTAGAAAGTGGTTCAATGATTGAAACAAAAAATAATCTCGGGGTGTTCTTGCGTGACAACAAGGGAGTGCGAAGTTACTTGTTGTAGTGAGCACAGGCACCACCCGAAGTTTGTCGAATACCATCCTCCTTTAATGAGGGTGTTTTTTTTGCCCATTTTGTAAAAATCTTAATATGTTGGACGAATTTAGTATTTACTTCTTTCTTTTTTAAATATAATGTTTATGTTGCTGCTTAGAGCAATAGATTTGTAGAGATTGTCTACATATAAAGAAAGAAGGGTACTGCTTGGTTAATAAGCATCAATATCAAATTTATATATCGCTATTTGTTGTGATGGTTTTTTGGGGATTCAATGTTATTGCAACAAAGCTTCTTGTTACAAGCTTTATGCCTGTTACGATGACAGCTTTTCGCATTTTTACAGCAGCTGTTGGCGTGTTTATCATTTTATTTTGTTTAAAGCTTGTAAGAAAACCTACCAAAAAGGAATGGCAGTACATTATCATCTGTTCCTTATTTAATGTTGTTGGACATCATTACTTTCTATCGATTGGTTTAAAGGAGACCTCAGCTTCTAATGGGGGACTAATATTAGGAACTGGGCCAATCTTAACGACGATTCTAGCGTTTTTATTTTTACGAAACAAAATTACGCTCCTTCGCTTTTGTGGAATTATTCTTGGATTTATCGGAATTTCATTTATCGTGTTTCAAAATGGAGAAAGTTTAAAAGGTATTTCTCTTGGCGATGTTCATGTATTTCTGTCTATTTTTGTTCAGGCCGTTAGTTTTATTATGATTAAGAAGGTATCGTCAACATTAGATCCACGCCTGATGACAGGTTATATGCTTTTCATTGGCTCAATTTTACTCTTTATCATCAGCCTTATTGTTGAGCCTGCTGGTCTCGAGAGCATGACTGAAGGATCGCTTTCTATATGGATTGTCTTCTTCGCTTCAGCATTTTTAGCAACATCTATTGGACATATGATCTACAATTATGCGGTTGGAAAAGTAGGGCCAGCTGAGTCAGCTGTTTTCATTAATCTTAATCCATTTTTTGCATTAGTTGGTGCATCTATATTTTTAGGAGAAGTCATTACACTTCCGCAAATGATTGGATTTATTTTCATCATTTGCGGTGTTGTGCTTGGGTCTGGTGGTTTTGAACCTATTCTTCGAAATCAAAAGCGAAAGAAAAATAGAGTGGTTGATTACAAATGTTAAAATTGTTGACATTAAATGTTAGATGTTTTAAAATTTGTTTTAACTTATCATACACTAATAATAAGAAATAATAGTATCGGATTACTGCCGCAAAGAAAAGTTTATGCTTTTTCTTGCGGTTTTTTTCTAAACTATTTTAATAAACGAAAGGAGAGATCACACCTATGGAATACTTCACTCAAAGATTAGCTGCTTCTGCAAAGAAAGTAAAAGCTGATGTTGTCATTAAAAACGGGAAAATAATAGATGTATTTAATGGTGAAATCATCGAAGAAGACATTGCCATTACAGATGGTGTTATCGTTGGAATTGGTCATTATGAAGGAAACACAACCATCGATGCCACGGGAAAATATATTTCACCAGGTTTTATTGATGGTCATGTTCACATTGAATCCGCAATGGTAACTCCTCAACAATTTTCTCAAGTTGTCATTCCACACGGTGTCACAACAGTCATTGCCGATCCCCATGAAATTGCCAATGCTAGTGGTTCAAAAGGCATTCAATTTATGATTGATTCAGCAAAAGATATCCCTTTAAACACCTATTTTATGCTTCCTTCCTGTGTTCCAGCTACACCATTTGAACATGCAGGTGCCTCACTTACTGCCGAAGATTTAGAGCCTTTTTACAAAGAAGAACGTGTTTTAGGGCTTGCTGAGGTTATGGATTTCCCTTCTGTTTTTCATCAAGATAAGGGGATGATGAAAAAGCTTATAACAGCCAATAAACTCGGAAAAAAAATAGATGGCCATGCTGCTGGTCTGTCTGGAGATGCCATAAATGTTTATGCATCTGCAGGAATTAAAACGGACCATGAATGTGTCACACCAGAGGAAGCACGTGACCGCTTGAAAAGAGGCATGTACGTTATGCTTAGAGAAGGATCGGCTGCAAGAGATGTTTCAGCTTTATTGCCTGTTATTACCGAAAGAAATTCACGTCGCTGTCTCTTTGTAACCGATGATAAGCATTTAGATGATTTAATTGCTGAAGGAAGCATTGATTACAATATTTCGCTTTCTATTAAAGGCGGAAATTTAAATCCAATTCTTGCCTACCAAATGGCCACCATCAACGCAGCAGAATGCTTTGGGTTAACATCCAAAGGCGCTATTGCTCCAGGCTATGATGCTGATCTTGTGTTTTTAGATAGTTTGGAAGATGTGAAGATTGAAAAAGTATTTTTAAAAGGCAAGCTTATGGCTGAAAATGGACGTTTTGTTTGTTCAGAGTTTAGTGAAACAACTCCATCCATCTCAGAATTTTTAACAAACACCATTCATATTCAAGAGATTAAAATTGATGATCTGCAAATTCCATGTTCACAAGGAACTTCCGCTAACATAATTGAGATCGTTCCAAATAAAATTATTACAAAACATATTGTTGAAGAAATCAACGCAAAAAATGGATATTTTCAACCAACTGTTAAACTAGATCATCTAAAGATGGCAGTTGTTGAAAGACATGCAGCAACTGGAAACATCGGATTAGGAATCGTCAAAGGATTTGGCCTTAAAAGCGGAGCAATTGCTTCAACTGTTGCACATGATTCTCATAATATTATTGCTCTAGGAACAAATGATCAAGATCTTCTTAGAGCCATCCATGAATTAAAAGAGATGGGCGGCGGACTGGTTGTAATAAACGAAAATGAAGTAATTGCTTCCTTACCGTTAGAAATTTCCGGCTTAATGACAGCCTCATCTTTTAAAAATGTAAATAAGATGCTAAAAGAAATTGATGAGGCTTTACTGAATATTGGCTTTACAGGCAACTTCAACCCATTTTTAACTCTATCGTTTTTAGCACTGCCTGTAATTCCGGAATTAAAATTAACAGACATGGGCCTGTTTCAAGTGAAGGACTTTAAGCATGTGGATGTCGTAAACCTCAGGTGAGAATGCCATAAGGGGAGCTACAATATAAGGGATCAGTGCTATTCCGATCCCTTTTTCCGCTTAACTTCCCTCAATCGCACTCTTCCATTCCTCAAGCCGAGGATGCTGAATTCCAATAATTTTAAAATAACTATACGCAAGCTGGTCCTCATCGATCAGTATCGTTGTTTCTGCTTTGCTAACATATTCTTCAATTTCACCTTGTGCTTTAACTGAAAGCTGATGAACAAGCGCCTCAAAGATCACTCCCTGTACATCATTTCCTTCTAATTGATGATAAACATCACGTAATGCTTCTACTGCAGCTTCTGTTTTTATGTTTTCAATAACAGATGCTGCAAAAACCAGGGAATCTTCATGTAATAAATAAGGCTTAGTGGCTTCTACAACCTTATCTGTTTGAAACGAGATAAGCGCTTCTGCTGTTTCCTCTATTAATATATCGTCGTCTCTAGTTAATAGGGACGCAAGAAGATCGGCATGCTGATCCATTTTCATTAATCCCAGTAAATAAACAGCTATATAGCCATTATAATCAAACCAATCCTCCTGAAGATTTTGGGCGAAAACACTTAATACCTGTTCTTCTGTTATGTATTTCTTTTCAAAAAGGGAATAAGCAATTTTCTTTAATCTTTGATACAAGAAATAATTCAAGTCTTGTTCAGCATTCAATTCAGTTAGAGCTTTAAAATATTCCTCCCATACATCCTCTTCTGTTCCGTTCTCCAGTACTTCATAAACACGCCAATCTTCTTTTTGAAAAAGATCTGTTAATCTTTCTCGATGCTTTAAGGCTATCCGAGG
This Metabacillus endolithicus DNA region includes the following protein-coding sequences:
- a CDS encoding DMT family transporter, with translation MVNKHQYQIYISLFVVMVFWGFNVIATKLLVTSFMPVTMTAFRIFTAAVGVFIILFCLKLVRKPTKKEWQYIIICSLFNVVGHHYFLSIGLKETSASNGGLILGTGPILTTILAFLFLRNKITLLRFCGIILGFIGISFIVFQNGESLKGISLGDVHVFLSIFVQAVSFIMIKKVSSTLDPRLMTGYMLFIGSILLFIISLIVEPAGLESMTEGSLSIWIVFFASAFLATSIGHMIYNYAVGKVGPAESAVFINLNPFFALVGASIFLGEVITLPQMIGFIFIICGVVLGSGGFEPILRNQKRKKNRVVDYKC
- the ade gene encoding adenine deaminase, yielding MEYFTQRLAASAKKVKADVVIKNGKIIDVFNGEIIEEDIAITDGVIVGIGHYEGNTTIDATGKYISPGFIDGHVHIESAMVTPQQFSQVVIPHGVTTVIADPHEIANASGSKGIQFMIDSAKDIPLNTYFMLPSCVPATPFEHAGASLTAEDLEPFYKEERVLGLAEVMDFPSVFHQDKGMMKKLITANKLGKKIDGHAAGLSGDAINVYASAGIKTDHECVTPEEARDRLKRGMYVMLREGSAARDVSALLPVITERNSRRCLFVTDDKHLDDLIAEGSIDYNISLSIKGGNLNPILAYQMATINAAECFGLTSKGAIAPGYDADLVFLDSLEDVKIEKVFLKGKLMAENGRFVCSEFSETTPSISEFLTNTIHIQEIKIDDLQIPCSQGTSANIIEIVPNKIITKHIVEEINAKNGYFQPTVKLDHLKMAVVERHAATGNIGLGIVKGFGLKSGAIASTVAHDSHNIIALGTNDQDLLRAIHELKEMGGGLVVINENEVIASLPLEISGLMTASSFKNVNKMLKEIDEALLNIGFTGNFNPFLTLSFLALPVIPELKLTDMGLFQVKDFKHVDVVNLR
- a CDS encoding HEAT repeat domain-containing protein, with translation MNFEQTIEPFITTDDLILQDFVAHTLHDYPTNKSRKWTKRLLLEAINKPIKAMSILSFLKVNPNDEDLVNLLIEARQDATDQICYTYERLLIEFHPRIALKHRERLTDLFQKEDWRVYEVLENGTEEDVWEEYFKALTELNAEQDLNYFLYQRLKKIAYSLFEKKYITEEQVLSVFAQNLQEDWFDYNGYIAVYLLGLMKMDQHADLLASLLTRDDDILIEETAEALISFQTDKVVEATKPYLLHEDSLVFAASVIENIKTEAAVEALRDVYHQLEGNDVQGVIFEALVHQLSVKAQGEIEEYVSKAETTILIDEDQLAYSYFKIIGIQHPRLEEWKSAIEGS